The Pseudomonadota bacterium nucleotide sequence CGGCCCTTCGACTACGGGCTGCGCGGGAACCTGAAGGTCATCGAGGCCCGGAAGAAAAAACGAGTACACAGTTAAGCGGAGCGGCTCAACGTGCTCTTCGCAGCGTGGCTCGAGGAGGCCGGATTCAGCAGCCTATAAATACCGGCCGACGAAAGCCCCCGACGAGACGGCGTCTGAGGCGAGGAGGGATAGCGAGAAGAGCACGCTGAGCCGCTCCGTCAAATCGGTGCGTCTGAACTTCTTCGCTTCTCAGTTTCTGAGCTTTCAGCTTCTCAGCCTCTATCCGTACTTGAACGCACTCTTGCCGATGAACTCGCGGATGATCGAGTTGCCCGGGACTTCCATCTCGAGCACAGGGGTGAAGAACGAGAAGAAGCGGACCAGGCGCGAGGCCTCGAGGAAGGAGGGGTGGCCGCGCGGGACCTCGGCGAGATACCGCTCCGCGTACGGCTTGAGCAGCGAGTGTTCGTAGGGCAGCGCCGAGTTGAATATCACCTCCGCGTTCTCCTGATAGGGGAATATGTATTTCCACTCCCCGGCGCGAACGCTCGGCCAGCGCGCGATCGTCTCCTCGGGCTTTGTCCCTCGGAAGAGCCTGTCGCGCACGAGCCTGCGTATGAGCCTCGTGTCCGTGGTGAATATGCGGTTGTGGTCGTCGAGGCAGACCTGCGTTAGCGCGGACACGTATATCTTGAACTTGTTCTTCGCCGGCACGTTGGGCGTGAGGGCGTCGTTCAGGCCGTGTATCCCCTCGGTCATGAGGACCTGCACCTTGCCGAGCTTCATCCTCCTGGTCTTTATGGGGTCGCGCTTGCCGAGCGGGAAGGAGAAGTGCGGCGCGCGCACCTCCTCACCGTTCAGAAGTCTCACGATCTGTTCGTTGAACAGTGCGATGTCCAGCGCCCCCAGGCACTCGAAGTCGTACGTGCCGTCCGGATGTTTCGGCGTGACCTCGCGGTCCACGTAGTAGTCGTCTATGGAGACGGCGATCGGCTCGATCCCGTGGGTCCTGAGGTGGATCGCGAGCCTCTTGGAGAAGGTGGTCTTGCCGGAGCCGGACGGGCCCGCGATCAGCACCAGCTTCCTGTCGGGCATGGACGCGATCTGCTCCGCTATCTGCGCGATCTTGCGCTCGTGGAGGGCCTCGGCGACCTTGACGAAGTCCGCGACGGCGCCCCCTTTGCAGGCCTCGTTGAGGTCGGCCACGTTCTCCGTGCCGATGAGCTTGTTCCATCTCTTGGTCTCGAGATATGTCGCGAACAGCTTGGTCTCCGGCCTCTCGTTTCCGGTGAGCTTCCCGCTGTCGCTCGGGAAGTCGAGAACTATACCGTGCTCGTAGCTCCTCAGCTTGAAGATGTCGATGAGGGCCGTGCGAAACGCGACCGGGCCGTGCGCGTAACCGCAGTAACCCTTGAGGGTCACCAGCGGAACCTCGGACTGCCGGTGCTGCCACAGGAGCTTGACCACCGAGTCGTCGCCCCTCTTCGTGAACCTGTCTATGGCGTCCTCGACCGTGGTCCACTCCGACTCGATCGATATGTCGGACTTGACTATCTCCCTCATCATGCGCTCGACCTCGCGGACGAAATCGTCGTCCACCTCCCTGCCGCGCACCTCGAAGAAGTAGCCGTTTGCGATCGACTGGCCGACCACCACCTTCACAGCCGGGTCTATCTCGGAGATAGCCGCGTACATTATGGTGGACGCGGTGCGACGGTAGATGTCCATGCCCTCGCGGCGGGAGAGGTCGATCGTCTCGATATGGGCGGGGGTGTTGAGCCGGTAGTAGAGGCCGTCGGTGCGGTTGTTTATGACCGCGCCGAGCGGAGAGAAGCGCCCGGTGTGCGGGGCCTGGTCCAGGATGTCCGCGACCCTGACTCCGGCCTGAACCGACAGGGGTTTCCCGTTGATGTGCACGCTGATCTTTTTTGTCATGGCCGCTCCGATGATAGGGGTCATTAATAACAGATGGAGGGGTTCAGGACAAGGACACAGGTGGGCTCAGGCCGAACGAGTCACTGTCCGATCTTGTTCAATATGTAATCGGCCGCTTTCCCGGCGTCGGGGTCCTTGCCGGCGGAAATCTTGATCAGCACAACCCTCGCGGCCTGCTGCGCCTCGGGCCCCATGGCTGTCAAGGCCTTCGCGATGGCAACCCTGGCCATGATGCCTGCCTTGGGCACGGCGGAAGCCAGCCCCTTTGCCGCTTCGACGGATCCGACGGCCCCAAGGGCCCTGGCTGCCATCTCCGCTATTCGCTCATCGGGGCCCTGCAGCGCCTTGAGAAGCTGCGGAGTGGCCTTTGCGGCAGAGGGGCCTATCTTCGCAACAACGTATATGCCGAGCTCCATGATCAAGGGGTCCTTCGAGCCGACCGCCTTCACCGTCTGCTTGGATAAGTCGTCGGTGACTATCTTGTCGATCGATCGTTGGCACTTCATGCGCACATTCTGATCCTCGTCCGATCTCATCGCCCGGTAGAGGTACGGCAAAGAGTAAGAGGCGTCGGGCCCTATCGAACCCAGCACGAACGCCGCCGCCTTCCTCACATCCGCATCCTCGTGCGCGAGGAGATCTGAGATCGACGGCACCGCCTTCGCCGCCTCGCCCTTCATTTTGGACAAGGACTGAACGGACTTGAGCCTTGCGCTGAAATCCGGGCTGCCCAGATCCGCGACAAGCTTTTCAAGATCGGTGCTCAGCGGGGGAGTTGCCGATGTCCCCTTGGCCGGTTCAGGCTTTGCAGGCGCAGGTTTCGCCTCCTCCGGCTCGCCGATCCTCTCGATCAGGATCTTCGCCGCCTGCCGCACCCGCGGGTCATCGAACACCGAAAGGGCCTGCAGCGCAGCTGCCGCCGGACTGGCCTTCCCGGCCAGGTCGTAAAGCGCCTTGAAGGCGACCTTGCGGATCGCCGTGTCGTTTGCCGCAAGGGCGCCTGCCAGCGCCACCGCCGCCTCGCCGTTTCGCTCCGCTATGGTCCTGAGCCTTTCGATCG carries:
- a CDS encoding nucleoside kinase, which produces MTKKISVHINGKPLSVQAGVRVADILDQAPHTGRFSPLGAVINNRTDGLYYRLNTPAHIETIDLSRREGMDIYRRTASTIMYAAISEIDPAVKVVVGQSIANGYFFEVRGREVDDDFVREVERMMREIVKSDISIESEWTTVEDAIDRFTKRGDDSVVKLLWQHRQSEVPLVTLKGYCGYAHGPVAFRTALIDIFKLRSYEHGIVLDFPSDSGKLTGNERPETKLFATYLETKRWNKLIGTENVADLNEACKGGAVADFVKVAEALHERKIAQIAEQIASMPDRKLVLIAGPSGSGKTTFSKRLAIHLRTHGIEPIAVSIDDYYVDREVTPKHPDGTYDFECLGALDIALFNEQIVRLLNGEEVRAPHFSFPLGKRDPIKTRRMKLGKVQVLMTEGIHGLNDALTPNVPAKNKFKIYVSALTQVCLDDHNRIFTTDTRLIRRLVRDRLFRGTKPEETIARWPSVRAGEWKYIFPYQENAEVIFNSALPYEHSLLKPYAERYLAEVPRGHPSFLEASRLVRFFSFFTPVLEMEVPGNSIIREFIGKSAFKYG